One Candidatus Limnocylindria bacterium genomic region harbors:
- a CDS encoding sensor histidine kinase, whose product MTQQVAELEAYRVGARALAARILDAQEAERLRVSRELHDDTGQALTLLLVRLQLVENMSSETEIRRELAELRELVGETLDGVRRLAVQLGPSVLDDLGLCSALEWLTDRVRAETGLAVDVRLDCESGHASPVVAVAIFRVAQEALTNVVRHARATRVEVNLKMDGGSLELSVADDGRGFAVAQAQQRPSASIGLFGMAERIALVGGSLEIDSDPDSGTRVRASVPLREEAFT is encoded by the coding sequence GTGACGCAGCAGGTGGCCGAGCTCGAGGCCTATCGCGTCGGCGCTCGCGCGCTCGCCGCGCGCATCCTCGACGCGCAAGAGGCGGAGCGTCTGCGAGTGTCGCGTGAGCTCCACGACGACACTGGCCAGGCGCTGACGCTGCTCCTGGTGCGGTTGCAGCTCGTCGAGAACATGTCGTCCGAGACCGAGATCCGCCGGGAGCTCGCTGAGCTGCGCGAGCTCGTCGGGGAGACGCTCGACGGCGTGCGCCGTCTTGCGGTGCAGCTCGGCCCGAGCGTGCTCGACGACCTCGGGCTGTGCTCCGCGCTCGAATGGCTGACCGACCGTGTCCGGGCCGAGACCGGTCTCGCTGTGGACGTGCGGCTGGACTGCGAGTCCGGGCACGCGTCTCCCGTGGTGGCAGTCGCGATCTTCCGCGTCGCCCAGGAGGCGCTCACGAACGTCGTGCGTCACGCACGCGCGACGCGCGTCGAGGTCAACCTCAAGATGGATGGCGGCTCGCTCGAGCTGTCCGTCGCCGATGACGGAAGGGGTTTCGCCGTCGCGCAGGCGCAGCAGCGGCCCTCGGCCAGCATCGGTCTCTTCGGAATGGCCGAGCGCATCGCCCTCGTTGGCGGCAGCCTCGAGATCGACTCCGATCCGGACAGTGGTACGCGCGTTCGCGCCTCGGTCCCGCTTCGCGAGGAGGCGTTCACATGA
- a CDS encoding universal stress protein: MRLLFATDGSRGADIALDFVSALPLACADHVTVLTVPTYSFIGTPVLERGQGDLLADRGDASARAIAGRALERLSARDVAGTIDVRSGPVTEAIEIAALEYAVDVIVIGSRGLGAFAGSILGSVARALARHASVPVLVVRECRTAPRRILVAVDGSDDARAAIALLARMPLPGEAEITLVHVLEHGADEARAEIVLAQAARMLSPHVVDQTVVERGHVAEQLLARAALTKTDLIVLGSRGQTQAAGLLQGSVADHVLSQAHCAVLVAKAALKPRVVAEPWLAMPRTAVAL, encoded by the coding sequence ATGCGCCTCCTGTTCGCGACCGATGGTTCCCGCGGAGCGGACATCGCGCTCGATTTCGTCAGCGCGCTCCCGCTCGCGTGCGCCGACCACGTCACGGTGCTGACCGTTCCGACGTACTCCTTCATCGGTACGCCGGTGCTCGAACGCGGGCAGGGCGATCTGCTCGCCGACCGCGGAGACGCGTCCGCGCGCGCGATCGCCGGGCGCGCACTCGAGCGTCTCAGCGCTCGTGACGTTGCTGGGACCATCGACGTTCGGTCGGGGCCCGTCACGGAGGCGATCGAGATCGCGGCGCTCGAGTACGCGGTCGACGTCATCGTGATCGGGTCACGCGGCCTCGGCGCGTTCGCCGGCTCGATCCTCGGGAGTGTCGCGCGGGCGCTCGCTCGCCACGCATCGGTCCCGGTGCTCGTGGTGCGGGAATGCCGTACCGCGCCCCGGCGCATCCTCGTCGCGGTCGATGGCTCGGACGACGCGCGTGCCGCGATCGCTCTGCTCGCGCGCATGCCCCTGCCTGGGGAAGCCGAGATCACGCTCGTGCACGTGCTCGAGCACGGCGCAGACGAGGCGCGCGCCGAGATCGTGCTGGCCCAGGCCGCCCGGATGCTCTCCCCGCACGTGGTGGATCAGACGGTCGTCGAGCGTGGCCACGTCGCCGAGCAGCTCCTCGCGCGCGCCGCGCTGACGAAGACCGATCTCATCGTCCTCGGTTCACGTGGCCAGACTCAGGCCGCGGGACTCCTACAAGGCAGCGTCGCGGATCACGTGCTGAGCCAGGCCCACTGCGCCGTGCTCGTCGCCAAAGCCGCGCTGAAGCCGAGGGTCGTGGCGGAGCCATGGCTGGCCATGCCGCGCACGGCGGTCGCACTCTAA
- a CDS encoding dodecin family protein produces the protein MIEDLLDDGVDAAPVVKVIELVATSSTSFEDAIAKGIATATHRLRNISGADVKHMTVAVRNGKITEYRVDLKIAFALDVDEEDGD, from the coding sequence GTGATCGAGGACCTCCTCGATGATGGCGTCGATGCGGCGCCTGTGGTGAAGGTCATCGAGCTTGTCGCGACGTCGAGCACGAGCTTCGAGGACGCCATCGCCAAGGGCATCGCGACCGCGACGCACAGACTGCGCAACATCAGCGGGGCCGACGTCAAGCACATGACCGTCGCGGTGCGAAACGGCAAGATCACGGAGTACCGCGTCGACCTCAAGATCGCATTCGCGCTCGACGTGGACGAGGAAGACGGGGACTAA
- the nirK gene encoding copper-containing nitrite reductase yields the protein MGAVLGAVGMAMAAALVVAVAGATGNIRSVTVAAPAASVPANVVTPTAQAGNPARASLAPAKAFTARTISRPATAVAAPLGRAAPATVRVDLETMEVVAEIEKGETFTYWTFGGTVPGPMIRVRVGDTVELHLKNSASSVLVHSIDLHAVNGPGGGATATQTGPGKESVVTFKALNPGLYVYHCATAPIPMHIANGMYGLILVEPEGGLPPVDREFYVMQAELYTTGVLGTPGHHDVDMIKMGNEEPDYIVFNGKVGSLTGDNALTAKVGETVRIFFGVGGFLPSSLHLIGEIFDRVYPEGAMGSAVNTNVQTTLVPAGGATIVEFKVQVPGSYTLVDHALGRALAKGTAAQLNVTGDHDTSIYSGPLGGAGH from the coding sequence ATGGGTGCGGTCCTTGGTGCGGTCGGCATGGCGATGGCCGCGGCCTTGGTCGTCGCCGTCGCCGGAGCGACCGGCAACATCCGCTCGGTGACGGTCGCGGCCCCGGCCGCCAGCGTGCCGGCGAACGTGGTGACGCCCACCGCGCAAGCCGGGAACCCGGCGCGGGCATCGCTCGCGCCGGCGAAGGCGTTCACGGCCAGAACGATCTCGCGACCGGCGACCGCCGTGGCCGCACCGCTCGGCCGGGCAGCACCTGCGACGGTGCGCGTCGACCTCGAGACAATGGAGGTCGTCGCCGAGATCGAGAAAGGTGAGACGTTCACCTACTGGACCTTCGGCGGCACCGTTCCGGGTCCGATGATCCGGGTACGTGTCGGCGACACCGTCGAGCTACACCTCAAGAACTCCGCGAGCAGCGTGCTCGTGCATTCGATAGACCTCCACGCCGTGAACGGACCGGGTGGTGGCGCGACCGCGACCCAGACCGGCCCCGGCAAGGAGTCGGTCGTCACGTTCAAGGCGCTCAACCCTGGTCTGTACGTCTACCACTGCGCGACGGCGCCGATCCCGATGCACATCGCCAACGGCATGTACGGACTGATCCTGGTCGAGCCGGAGGGTGGCCTCCCGCCGGTCGACCGCGAGTTCTACGTCATGCAGGCCGAGCTCTACACGACCGGAGTCCTCGGGACCCCGGGCCACCACGACGTCGACATGATCAAGATGGGCAACGAGGAGCCTGACTACATCGTCTTCAACGGCAAGGTCGGGTCACTCACCGGGGACAACGCGCTGACCGCGAAGGTCGGCGAGACGGTGCGCATCTTCTTCGGTGTCGGCGGCTTCCTGCCCTCATCGCTGCATCTCATCGGCGAGATCTTCGACCGCGTCTACCCGGAAGGCGCGATGGGCAGCGCGGTGAATACCAACGTCCAGACCACGCTGGTGCCGGCGGGCGGGGCGACGATCGTCGAGTTCAAGGTCCAGGTGCCAGGGTCATACACGCTCGTTGATCACGCGCTTGGACGCGCCCTGGCCAAAGGCACAGCCGCACAGCTCAATGTGACCGGGGACCACGACACGTCGATCTACAGCGGACCACTTGGAGGCGCAGGGCACTAG
- a CDS encoding HAMP domain-containing sensor histidine kinase → MAVTITTPADPTQPISSPAEMDFFATTVHDLRSPLTSISGQVQLARRFIDKDSAREREALSLALAQVARMDRLLDELVDLSRVTSRAAATEQVVFDVRVVVTDAIARHESGDATRVASQLGDESIEIRGDPERIGRILDNLLDNAAKYSQAGTPIDVSVRVVGTGAQIRVEDHGVGIPADAQERLFTPYFRSSRTREVPGTGLGLHISRRIAEEHGGRLWLETSTEAGSTFCLALPLAVGP, encoded by the coding sequence ATGGCAGTGACAATCACGACTCCAGCGGACCCAACTCAGCCGATCTCCTCACCAGCGGAGATGGACTTCTTCGCGACGACGGTCCACGACCTGAGGTCACCGCTCACCAGCATCAGCGGCCAGGTGCAGCTGGCACGCCGGTTCATCGACAAGGACTCCGCGCGTGAGCGCGAGGCCCTCAGCCTTGCGTTGGCGCAGGTGGCGCGCATGGATCGGCTGCTCGACGAGCTCGTCGACCTATCGCGCGTCACGTCAAGGGCGGCCGCGACGGAACAGGTCGTGTTCGACGTTCGCGTCGTGGTCACCGACGCGATCGCCCGGCACGAGAGCGGTGACGCCACGCGGGTCGCAAGCCAGCTGGGCGACGAGAGCATCGAAATACGCGGCGATCCCGAGCGGATCGGGCGCATCCTGGACAACCTGCTGGACAACGCGGCCAAGTACAGCCAGGCGGGCACGCCGATCGATGTCTCGGTCCGCGTCGTCGGAACAGGGGCCCAGATACGTGTGGAGGATCACGGCGTCGGCATCCCCGCCGATGCGCAGGAACGACTGTTCACGCCGTACTTCCGCAGCTCGCGCACCCGGGAGGTTCCCGGGACGGGGCTCGGTCTCCACATCAGCCGGCGCATCGCCGAGGAGCATGGCGGGCGCCTCTGGCTGGAGACCAGCACGGAGGCCGGAAGCACGTTCTGCCTCGCGCTGCCGCTGGCCGTCGGCCCCTAG
- a CDS encoding TraR/DksA C4-type zinc finger protein has protein sequence MSPMDARSRLEVERSGLLATIAREETELATPLDDKGEDLTASQHPADVASDLSYREFAVLTELTLREAVAQVDDALARIAHGTYGICVECGRAIDAERLAARPQAARCIDCQRREERSASAK, from the coding sequence ATGAGCCCCATGGACGCTCGCTCACGGCTCGAGGTCGAGCGCAGCGGTCTGCTCGCGACCATCGCACGCGAGGAGACCGAGCTCGCGACGCCGCTGGATGACAAGGGCGAAGACCTCACCGCGTCCCAGCATCCGGCCGATGTTGCCTCGGACCTCTCCTATCGCGAGTTCGCCGTGTTGACCGAGCTCACGCTCAGGGAGGCGGTTGCCCAGGTCGACGATGCGCTCGCGCGCATCGCGCACGGGACCTACGGCATCTGCGTCGAGTGTGGCCGCGCGATCGATGCCGAGCGCCTGGCGGCGCGTCCGCAGGCCGCCAGGTGCATCGATTGCCAGCGTCGTGAGGAGCGTTCCGCGTCGGCGAAATGA
- a CDS encoding DUF4342 domain-containing protein, which produces MATQIKDTIIETFKLDRENVDRVIAKIEELIHEGNVRRVIVKDARGVTLIEVPLTLSLVGAALVPVWAAIAAIAAIAADFTIQLERKDPAAS; this is translated from the coding sequence ATGGCAACACAGATCAAAGACACGATCATCGAGACATTCAAACTCGACCGCGAGAACGTGGACAGGGTCATCGCCAAGATCGAAGAGCTGATCCACGAAGGCAACGTGCGCCGGGTCATCGTGAAGGATGCGCGCGGCGTCACGCTCATCGAGGTCCCACTGACGCTGAGCCTCGTCGGAGCCGCGCTCGTGCCGGTGTGGGCCGCGATCGCTGCGATCGCGGCGATCGCTGCGGACTTCACGATCCAGCTCGAGCGCAAGGACCCCGCGGCGTCGTAA